One genomic window of Candidatus Nitrospira inopinata includes the following:
- a CDS encoding sensor histidine kinase, with protein MRRELGMFLKAITQRVFSLLTRHSRIAPHIDSLPLRRFSAGAVPSRGTQRMNAALYGKRTETENSVARQIRRLAGEIGRITRVFVDPADGEFDLTAELYNLQSVYNDIGRARIALSLQSAALEILTREEEREILSLVRDGVRHRVRQAHATRVVISIRRLGRKIRLNIMDDGKNLAADNRHGRNLDIIRSLKHRAAKLRGTMHVHAEQGHRARITVEFFLEPTLTIA; from the coding sequence GTGAGGCGGGAACTCGGCATGTTTCTCAAGGCCATCACGCAACGGGTCTTTTCTCTCCTCACGCGCCATTCCCGCATCGCCCCTCACATCGACAGCCTCCCTCTTCGAAGATTCTCTGCCGGGGCTGTTCCCTCACGGGGAACTCAACGAATGAATGCCGCTCTCTATGGGAAAAGGACGGAGACGGAGAACAGCGTCGCTCGTCAAATCCGCCGCCTGGCCGGAGAAATCGGACGCATCACCCGCGTGTTTGTCGACCCGGCCGACGGAGAGTTCGACCTGACGGCCGAACTCTATAATCTCCAATCCGTGTACAACGATATCGGTCGAGCGCGAATCGCCTTGTCTCTGCAGTCAGCCGCCCTTGAGATTCTCACGAGGGAAGAAGAGCGCGAGATCCTCAGCCTCGTGCGGGACGGCGTGCGGCACCGTGTCCGCCAGGCCCATGCCACCCGCGTCGTGATTTCCATCCGACGGCTTGGGCGGAAGATTCGCCTCAATATCATGGACGATGGAAAGAATCTTGCCGCCGACAACAGACACGGCCGAAACCTTGACATCATCCGGTCATTGAAGCATCGAGCCGCAAAGCTCCGCGGAACGATGCACGTCCACGCCGAGCAAGGACACCGCGCGCGCATCACCGTCGAATTCTTCTTGGAGCCGACGTTGACCATCGCCTAA
- a CDS encoding response regulator → MKRPLIRIVLIDDHEMVRQGLRAFLERENDFTIVGEAGTAADAIPLVERLHPHVVLLDLHLPDATGVDICRKLHASTPHTRILVLTGHAEDATVIAALQNGAHGYLLKDVRLEELLRAVRTVADGRGYLDPRVTQKTLDWVRSGALASPFANGLAKLSKQERLIMPLLAEGKTNKEIAAHLCLSDKTVKNYIANIFFKIQVKRRAEAVAWFIKENRVPYATATPPVQPVQNDT, encoded by the coding sequence ATGAAACGCCCGCTTATTCGCATCGTCCTCATCGACGACCACGAGATGGTCCGTCAAGGTCTGCGCGCGTTTCTGGAACGTGAGAACGATTTCACTATCGTCGGAGAAGCGGGAACGGCGGCCGACGCCATTCCCCTCGTGGAGCGCCTGCATCCTCACGTGGTCCTCCTTGACCTCCACCTCCCAGACGCGACCGGCGTGGACATTTGCCGAAAACTCCATGCGTCGACTCCCCATACCCGTATTTTGGTATTGACCGGCCATGCCGAGGACGCCACGGTCATCGCCGCTCTACAGAACGGCGCCCACGGATACCTTCTCAAGGACGTGAGATTGGAAGAGCTGCTACGAGCCGTTCGCACGGTGGCGGACGGTCGCGGCTACCTCGACCCCCGCGTGACCCAAAAAACGCTCGATTGGGTCCGGTCAGGCGCGCTTGCGAGCCCCTTTGCCAATGGACTCGCCAAACTGTCCAAGCAAGAACGTCTCATCATGCCCTTGCTGGCGGAAGGCAAGACCAACAAGGAAATCGCGGCCCACCTCTGCTTAAGCGACAAGACCGTCAAGAACTACATCGCCAACATCTTTTTCAAGATCCAGGTGAAGCGCCGCGCCGAAGCCGTTGCATGGTTCATCAAGGAAAATCGGGTTCCCTATGCGACAGCCACGCCGCCGGTTCAGCCGGTTCAGAATGACACCTGA
- a CDS encoding sensor histidine kinase, producing MEKGKKGFGVLKGFRDRWPNTDDRRARDGLSSEGGEVLPCSYVKTFGKDDVASALKAMEHRVNTLLEDRRRLARDLHDCILQSLYAIGLNLEASRHPNSDPSQESVRSHLRVVSQLNHLIQDVRAMIESLEAGTIQEFDFVAELTSLRATYEQGGRLAIRLDLDPDALGNLTSEEQREILNIVREALSNCARHADAAHVVVAIRMRGSKIRVSIVDDGRGFTLNGDCRRGYGLTNMEARARKLGGTFRIASTHGQGTTVTIDLSLSSVLTFA from the coding sequence GTGGAGAAAGGCAAGAAAGGGTTCGGGGTTCTCAAAGGGTTTCGAGACAGATGGCCCAACACGGATGACCGCCGCGCGAGAGATGGTCTTTCCTCGGAGGGAGGCGAAGTCCTTCCCTGCTCTTATGTGAAGACGTTCGGAAAGGACGACGTTGCCAGCGCGCTCAAAGCGATGGAACATCGAGTCAATACTCTGCTGGAAGATCGTCGCCGCCTCGCACGGGATCTCCACGATTGCATCTTGCAGTCGCTGTATGCCATCGGCTTAAACCTCGAGGCATCCCGCCATCCGAATTCCGATCCTTCCCAGGAATCCGTCCGATCTCACCTGCGTGTCGTGTCGCAATTGAACCATCTGATCCAGGACGTTCGAGCCATGATCGAATCCCTGGAAGCCGGAACCATCCAAGAGTTCGACTTCGTCGCGGAACTGACGTCTCTTCGGGCGACCTATGAACAGGGAGGACGGCTTGCCATTCGGCTGGATCTCGACCCCGACGCGCTGGGCAACCTCACCAGCGAAGAGCAGAGAGAAATCCTGAACATCGTGCGGGAGGCCCTCAGCAACTGCGCCCGTCATGCCGACGCCGCTCACGTCGTCGTCGCCATCCGCATGCGAGGATCGAAAATCCGCGTCAGCATCGTCGATGACGGGCGGGGATTCACGCTGAACGGCGATTGCCGGCGGGGCTACGGACTGACCAACATGGAGGCCCGCGCGAGAAAACTGGGAGGAACGTTCCGTATCGCGTCGACGCACGGGCAAGGCACCACCGTCACCATCGATCTCTCGCTGTCATCCGTTTTGACTTTCGCATGA
- a CDS encoding acyl-homoserine-lactone synthase yields MRESALVEEKELSFYEGEWLVKTLTDEEELRQAYHLRHRVFAERLKWVPERTDRLEEDVYDAWSTSIGVFSPEARLLGMVRMTHAPVPFMIESEFSACLVGEHRVRKTPDTAEITRLAVDPSITDRGLSGRLMKTIFKGMYQWCLAHDVRYTYMVVEHKLLRVVQRIGWPCRPIGEPVAIPPAEVFSIGGLLDLDEFRAQASILRPAMLEWLTQTAHAPSSASYGPATSEEGIASATVPLGRPADVERSEQLTGIA; encoded by the coding sequence ATGAGGGAATCAGCGCTGGTAGAGGAAAAGGAGCTGTCGTTCTACGAAGGGGAATGGTTGGTCAAGACCTTGACCGACGAGGAGGAGCTGCGACAGGCGTACCACTTGCGCCACCGTGTCTTCGCTGAGCGGTTGAAATGGGTGCCGGAGCGAACCGATCGACTCGAAGAAGACGTGTATGATGCGTGGAGCACGTCGATCGGAGTGTTTTCGCCGGAAGCTCGCTTGTTGGGGATGGTCCGCATGACGCATGCGCCCGTTCCGTTCATGATCGAGAGCGAGTTCAGCGCGTGTTTGGTGGGCGAGCACCGCGTTCGGAAGACGCCGGATACGGCGGAGATCACGAGGCTCGCGGTGGACCCTTCGATAACCGACCGGGGGTTGTCCGGCAGATTGATGAAAACCATCTTCAAGGGAATGTATCAATGGTGTCTCGCGCACGACGTTCGCTACACGTACATGGTGGTCGAGCACAAGCTCTTGCGGGTTGTGCAGCGGATCGGTTGGCCCTGCCGTCCCATCGGAGAGCCTGTTGCCATCCCGCCTGCGGAGGTGTTCTCCATAGGAGGATTGCTCGACCTCGACGAATTTCGCGCCCAGGCGTCGATTCTGCGCCCCGCCATGTTGGAGTGGTTGACCCAGACGGCCCATGCGCCTTCTTCAGCTTCTTATGGGCCTGCAACATCGGAGGAGGGGATCGCGTCGGCAACCGTGCCACTCGGAAGGCCGGCTGACGTTGAGAGGAGCGAGCAATTGACCGGTATTGCTTAA